In Nicotiana tabacum cultivar K326 chromosome 17, ASM71507v2, whole genome shotgun sequence, one DNA window encodes the following:
- the LOC142171719 gene encoding uncharacterized protein LOC142171719: MKIYAKSYEFKVWSVIKKENYLLPAVAQPPADPEDIYSYTNEQMVVVQVYAKARNLIYNAISEEEYEKISICDTAKEIWDKLEVTYERTSKVKETQINLLVHDYELFHMKEEESIEEMFARFSKIIGDLKAFGKPFSIGDQVQKI, from the coding sequence ATGAAAATTTATGCAAAATCCTATGAATTCAAAGTATGGAGCGTTATCAAAAAGGAAAACTATCTACTACCAGCAGTAGCTCAACCACCCGCTGACCCTGAGGATATATATTCATACACAAATGAGCAAATGGTTGTTGTTCAAGTCTACGCTAAGGCACGAAACTTGATTTATAATGCCATTAGTGAAGAAGAGTACGAGAAAATTTCAATTTGTGACACCGCCAAGGAAATATGGGACAAACTCGAAGTTACCTATGAAAGAACCAGTAAAGTAAAAGAAACCCAGATAAATCTATTGGTTCACGATTATGAACTCTTCCATATGAAAGAAGAAGAATCCATTGAGGAAATGTTTGCACGATTCAGTAAAATTATTGGCGATCTGAAGGCCTTTGGTAAACCCTTCTCAATCGGTGATCAAGTTCAAAAAATATGA